The region atgtatattatgCCCAAgaaaatttgaggaaaaaaattttcaaagtcaaatTTTCACAATTGAATATAATCCACCCTGAGTTAACATGATTTGGCCGGAATGTATACTTATACTGTTATACActatcaaatataatatttcactATTCACATAATTTTTAAggtttttataattaataatttatggaaaaataaaaaagataatcGTAATTAACAGTGTCCCTTTTACCTCCATGGCCGTCTTCCAAccttcatctttaatttacccATATTAAACACTAAACCTGAGTTAAGAACCCTGaagcaaatatatatacagCTCCAAACAATTTATTGGCCCTCctcaataattaattagttaaaagaATCATGActcattcaaattttaatttattgtatcAACCTCTATATATCTAGTATATAGTCTAGTTGCTATTATATTTTATTCCAGAAATATTTGTGGAATAATACAAAAAGTTGTGTAACCCATCTCATgaataaaaactaaataaaaaaaaaggtttaatttgagtcataaaaaaataatttaatttttaaaagtattacctTTTAGCTTAAAAGTGATAGATTTTACTCTAGAAGTTGTTACTTCAAAAAGTATTATCTTTTTGGTGAAAAATTATAAGTTTTActtcaaatatattatttgcaaCTTGACAAGTATTTGGTATGTTTGACATGTCAAGTTAAAAAGTAGTTGATAGTTGAAAAGCTAAGAGCTATTAACTGGGAGTTGAAAGTTGAGCTGGAAGTTGTTAAACTAGTTGATTGAATGCAGAAGGGCGCTTGGTAAAATTAGATGTTAAAGAAACTTACGAGTGTTAAATGCTAAAAACCGAATCTATGACCATTCGTTTATTATTCAAACAACAATTTAGTCATCTACCTAATGAAATTTGTTAACTCTAAATAACAACTAGAAAAATCACAGCCTCTTCGATGCTTTCTAATCTCCATCAGCTATTGTAACGTATATATCGGCATTTCAAGTTTCTTTTTGAGTTAACATATATacgtcatttaaaaaaaaaaaaagttatgtgaTGCCAATTTCACTGAACAAATCTTAAGTTCACATGACTTGACCCCTAGAGTCACTGCAGAGGTAAATCGCAGGTCGCATAATTAGTCTACCTGTCTAATCCTAGTCTTCATGTGCACACAAGAATTTAATCCAGGCTTTCCAGCATCCTTAGACCTTTTTCTCATACATGTTTCTAATGAGATTCGAACACAAGATGTCCTGAGTTAGTTATACTACTTATAGAAGAAACTTTTAACTTCATATCATATTCAGATTAACCCTTATTTGCACTAGATCGAACCAATTAAGAGATAAATTACTTATCATATTAGTTGTTCCATACTAGATGGAATTAACATATATCATTAGCTGCAGTGCTGGAGATTAAATTGACAACTTTAAACAATAACTACAACTAAATGTTTACACACTAAATaactatataaataaaataataagtaatacgGCAAAACTGAGAGCATAAAAGATATTCTTCACCCCcttttaatttaaatctttGAATCTATAagcaatatatgtatatatattctatcCCCGGCCTATATATCCCTAGCTAAGTCATTGAATTGATTTGGTAGAGATTTTGTTTCAGTAATTGTCACGTTGCTGCGGCAGAAATAAAATGCTCCTTGCGCTGTCCATTGTCGACTTGTCCCTTTTCACCCTTGCATGAAAACTACTTCCACATAATAAATGTTTTACAGCTCAGCTTCCTACTCATAATTAACTCTACGGGGTAGCCTCATTTTTAATGTATGTGGAATAACATGAAAATATATAACCTTtccaacctttttttttaagaatataatGTCCAAAAGTTATATCATTGATTATATTGGTACTCATTGCTTAAATCTTTTCTAATTAAACAATTCAAGttgtatattataaattttgaactatataatatggagtaatttttataatgattCGTGGACTCCCTACTCCATGTTTCTCATTTAACAACAAGGAGAATCTCATTAGTATGATACAGATACAAGTAAAATACAACCCATTATGCTAGTTGCAGACAAAACCAACTGGTTTACTAGCTATTTTCTTTTATAGTCCTTTGAATGACTTTCTTCACAAAGTTACACATTTGTCACTACTTGATCTTCTTACTCCAAAAGTTATTCACCAAGTTGCCTTGAACAAAGGTCTCCAAAACCTTCTAACCACAGAGAGAGAGGTTTTGTCTTTAAAAGACAGTTGAACAAAATCTAGATAATTATTTGAACCTTAGACTACTTATAGAGTAGAGAGTTTGATCTGATTGCTTGTGTATTTTTTTGTTCTGTTCACTTGACTCAACAATTTGTTTCTATTTATTCTAAACTTAAGGAGGTCCCTATTTATAGATTGAGGAGTGCCAAAATTCAAACATTATTACTTGAAGATATCTATTGGCGCTCTCTAAGATTGTAGGCCTCCAAAAGCTACAATCTTCTCCTTTTCTACTACATTACATTAACTAATGGGTATCAATTGTCAAGCACATTGTGCTCAATTGGAACCTTTGTGGCTCTCCTTGAGAAAATGTCACAGGATCAAACCCCAGTGGAATCAAGTTAAGGctcttttactctttttttaaaGAGACATTCTTTAATCTAATGCACTTGAATTGCGTGCCCTAACTTatacaattttgtttttgttgactTTAGTATTGATTGGATGTTAAGACGTATACCGAAAGACCTTTGTGCCCTAACTTatacaattttgtttttgttgactCTAGTATTGATTGGATGTTAAGACGTATACCGAAAGACCTCAACATATGAATTAAAAGTTTTGTCGTTGGATAGTACTGTTGATGAGCCATTATTGAGCCAAATTGATAGATCTTCTATTGAGTAGAGATTGTTTGGATATACCAAAAATGTACTTCTATTTCCGTTGAAAGTTTCTACTAGATGATCTATCCATCAAGTTCTATTAGAATCAATTATACTATTGTTTGTTGTAGGATTTGCTAGATGAGTTCTGCCGAAGTATGGATGTACTTGATAAATACCTGCTAActagtttaaataataaatagtgatgggccctaaaccctaaaacctaacCCCTAAACTCCACAAAATTGACCATGTTGTGCAACGCCGACACCCTCCAACCAATGCACATCCCAACGTCCTTGATGTACTTCACTAAGCGCACCAATGCACATCCTCACAACCTACGATGCACCACCTCCGAAAAATATACcccaacaacaaaaaaaatttaaaaaaaaaaaaaatcttcaaatgCATACATGACACCCTCCAACCAATGCACAGCACAAAGCCCAATGTTGCATCACACCTAGAGCACAAATGCACTGTTCAACGGCCTACGATGCACACCTCCCCTAAAATCACATATTCATCAACAAACCTAATCAAAAGCATATTCCAAcgaatcaaaaaaaaaaaaaaaaaaaaaaaaaaaaaaaaaaaaaaaaaaaaNaaaaaaaaaaaaaaaaaaaacaaacaaacaaacaaagaaaacaatctTGAAGTCAAGCTAAGTAGTCACCACCAAAAAGGggaaaattcaaaaagctaagagaaagaaggaaaataagGGCAAACCCAGACTAAAACAAAGgataaaacttaagaaatcaaATTCCTAAAATCACGCATCAAACATGTATAAGAAAAACCATATTGGAAACTAACGAAGGAAAGCCCAAATTACTCCCcgggaattaaaaaaaaatgattactaATCTCAAATTAAATCCTAGCCATCAAATCTTACACAATGAAGAGCCTAGATCAAAACACAATTTTCACGTAGTGAGTGATTATCGTGTGTGTGTATCATTAAACAAGCAAATGTATAttttcaaagtataaataattaaaacacaataaatcattaattaattaatcaacataactaataaaactaaagcgtatatttcaaatttggagattttttaaaataaaatggatattTGATGCCTTCctttattaaaatcttgataaaataaataagataaagagaactttaattatttggtttatttctttctatttaatgaatttaaactttaatatatattttgagttcactTAATGTAAACAAAAtagattgtttaaaaaaaattagagggggatcaaaaatatattttatcccTATTATGTCAATATAGACATATACATATTTACGAAAATATTTTAAGGTACGCGGGGCGGGTGGGGGGCCAGGGCCCCTACCCCATAAGGTGGCTCCGCCCCTGAGATAAACTTTATGAGTGAAGGTTAACCAGATTTCACAAAACATGTCTAGAAAATTGTATCTCAATGAATTGGTTCCGTTTTGCAATGACCACTACTCTAGGTAATACCAATCACTTTGTAAGTTGTGAGTATTATCGATCACTATTTTTGGAATTTCGAGAGTGGTTGGAAGTTGAAAGTTAATTGGTTGAAAACTTAATTTTAGATTAGACCACAAATTTAAGAGTTTGATTATATTACTTTTCGGTGGTCAAAAAGTtgttaaataattttcataattttaaaattatattttttaaagtaagaaAGGTGTCGTCGTGTTGAGAGTTGATGACTGATGAGGAGTAAAAAAAGCtagaaaattgtaataataatgattagtAAGAAAGCATAATGTAAAACGGGAGTATATATTAGTCAGACCACGTAAATGAACGTGCCATACAACACTAGAACACATTGAAATTAGCAGCCaagaaaatagagagagaaagagagagagaaaaaaaatggacAACACAAACGAGCTCTACAAAGAGTGCCTACGAAACCATGCAGCCAGTCTCGGCAGCTACGCCACCGACGGCTGCGGCGAGTTCACACCCGACGGCGCCGCCCTGCACTGCGCCGCCTGCGGCTGCCACCGCAACTTCCACCGCAAAGTCGTGGCGTACGGGCGCGGGGCGGCCGCCGTGGAAGACCATGACATGATGGGCACCCCCACCCCGCCGCCGCCGGAGATGACGGAATCGCCGGAGCGGAGCGGGAAGAAGAGGTTCCGGACGAAATTCACGGCGGAGCAGAAGGAGAAGATGCTGGCGTTCGCGGAGAAGCTGGGGTGGAAACTGCAGAGGAAAGATGAAGAGGATGAGATTGAGAGGTTTTGCAGAGGGGTTGGGGTTAGTAGAAAGGTTTTCAAAGTTTGGATGCATAATCATAAGAACAATAATTCTTCAACTCCCTCTGCATCTACTGGCAATGTCTCTTCTCTTACCCAATAAAcccaatttaattatatttctcacttaattaatcatatatatatatatatatactactccTATAAAAACCTGAGTTATCTGTTAATTACCAAATCTAATATATCAGAGACAAAATTTTGGCTGATTCTTCATCTGCATTTCTTTACTGCTACTTGGTAATTAATGGTTAAAATTGTCTGTATAATATGTTGGACttatattagttatatatagCTTGGGGTTTATCAGAACTGGAACAATCTGATCTGTATTTCCCTTTTATTGGATAACTATTGAGATTACTTGTCAGGTGCTAAATGGGTCTGCCTGGTAGAATTCCcacaaaagagagaaagagaattgaagttgttcaatccctaaaactttttttttttttaaaaagtggcAAGttagctctctttgtggggaaaaATTCCGGGAGAACCTGGGTTCAATTATCACAAGTGACGATTTTCCATGGGtcagctcctgtgcctctcggagcgaacgtgggcggacctggaccgttaaacggacagaaagagaccccgtgaatttaccaaaaaaaaaaacataggttTCCTAGCTATGTGAACATGTCGGCTTGGgcgttgttgactctttgtgtttcaataagttgagaaagtagttatgaatagatattacattgtaaaaaGATCACTAGTACTCAAATAACACATGTTTCGTTGCTATGTGAACATGCCGGCCTCTAGATCCATGAAGATATAAATAGAGTGATTTTTGACTCttgaagtatttttctttttctcttcaaaaaaaaagtattttcctttttacCCTTCGACTTTTGTATAGTCATCAgatattctctttttttttcctactatATTTCCTTGGCTTGATTTTCTTGTCACTTTTAGCTCTTCAAGTGAGTTTTCCTGTCAAACATTATTTGAAACCAGCACAACAATTAATTCAGCTAATGTTTGGTCAAAATGTCTAAAAATGGTAAGAAACTTGTTGAGAAATTAATTGATggtacaaataatattaattgatgTTTATAAGTGAAAATACTACAAAAGTTGAAGGACTAAGGTAGAAAAAattctcttaaaattttttaaaattatgagtTGAGATTCTGTAGATTTATTGGGTAATTCCGGGCTATATTGagactttaaattttaaattggcttaaaatcttattttagataaatattttaaatattaattcattattataagTGATGACACAAATATTAAGTTTGAAAAGTGTTTAGGGGTGAAGTGATATCATCTGTGAGTACATGTTAGGTAGGTAAACTACAGTTGGCTCTGATTTATAGttcctactactactactactattattattattattattattattattaatgttccCATTTCAGAAACCCCATACTAGTATGATTGTGGTCTCCGTTGTATAGGCATGGCCATGTTTGTAAAAGTACAATCTTTTTCCGAATAATTCACCTACACACCTAAGGTTGAGACTAGAAACACATGGACCTCATCTC is a window of Ipomoea triloba cultivar NCNSP0323 chromosome 11, ASM357664v1 DNA encoding:
- the LOC115997022 gene encoding zinc-finger homeodomain protein 2-like, with the protein product MDNTNELYKECLRNHAASLGSYATDGCGEFTPDGAALHCAACGCHRNFHRKVVAYGRGAAAVEDHDMMGTPTPPPPEMTESPERSGKKRFRTKFTAEQKEKMLAFAEKLGWKLQRKDEEDEIERFCRGVGVSRKVFKVWMHNHKNNNSSTPSASTGNVSSLTQ